In the genome of Calliopsis andreniformis isolate RMS-2024a chromosome 10, iyCalAndr_principal, whole genome shotgun sequence, one region contains:
- the LOC143184813 gene encoding uncharacterized protein LOC143184813: MRPYPGQQMDDSQKVIYNYRLSRARRVVENTFGILSQKFRIYNRRIECSPANIDYFILSTCILHNFIRKHDGKNVSTNNVDTPTTSASSSETNVALQNLPLQSGNSARAAFQVREILKEYFNEEGAVAWQNNRI, encoded by the coding sequence ATGAGACCCTATCCGGGACAACAGATGGACGACTCTCAGAAAGTAATATATAATTATCGTTTGTCGCGGGCAAGAAGGGTGGTAGAAAATACGTTTGGTATACTGTCTCAAAAATTTCGAATTTATAATCGGCGCATTGAGTGTTCGCCAGCAAATATTGACTATTTTATATTGTCTACGTGtattttacataattttattCGCAAGCACGATGGGAAAAATGTTTCCACTAATAATGTAGACACTCCCACGACATCCGCATCATCTTCAGAAACAAATGTGGCATTGCAAAATTTGCCGCTACAAAGTGGCAATTCCGCCAGGGCTGCATTTCAAGTAAGGGAGatattaaaagaatattttaatgAAGAAGGAGCCGTAGCCTGGCAAAACAATAGGATTTAA
- the LOC143184812 gene encoding uncharacterized protein LOC143184812, whose amino-acid sequence MSTPQREQALSPSLESDMEDIVSRVRGLTRLVTNLKKKGRSSFTIFLLKEKLNYATEVWRDVLERVSRLKQGIPLHHRKGIPFFDQEVLQDAEDTFHEVQDFLMTEIAQLVEAKERVELGINQRKAEGAGFDNTQIPVELPKQSLPKFSGDSRKWRHFEDLFTAGVKNNQRLSDAQRLQYLNACLEGEALATIAEFEIADRNFSEAWDALKKRFGNPRTIITQLLETLRKLRMIKKGDLPSFQQVTVSWRQTLAALKRLGRPTKEWSDVLVILIKEKLEAALQWEWEMSIQSDTDFPSFDDMMKFLDGQERALVALEHQRCNAKAEVTPKSRIRQHNAVVENAPPTPEKCVFCEQPHVVATCKKFKTLSPEQRFQYMKNNQYCINCLASTHTVTHCRTSVSCKQCNGRHHTILHFDTQKVGTSNRRTTNKPNQGKREAGRSDVPARSPVQANVNTNSRASTSADNVASHCGATESVTGSVFLATADVRVYGKGGTSRIARALIDQGSEASFITASLVNDLRLARRKTQAMVTGLGGGKTHEITHSADIRFGSTRCTAQAFRTSAYIVPKITSYVPPSVRISDAEILSELTLADPDPASDRPIEVLIGAEVYASIIRRGFRRINKTGPIAQETALGWILSGPIDAANSSPNPVRTLHCSVLESLDKAIRRFWEIEEVPSTLVNTKAEDECEEHFVKTVARDATGRFIVRLPFNHSNPDELLGDSLPIALSALTRLRRKLDLNQTLVKEYSEFLTEYESLNHMTRLESVDNMRLYIPHRAVIRTESATTKLRVVFNASSKTAGGRSLNDLLHVGPKLQTDITAVLTRWRLYEYVLVADIEKMFRQILVAKEDRRFQCIVWRTPSTERLIAYELNTVTYGTACAPYLSMRTLLELKKQDGDRYPLAAPVLEKDVYVDDVFMGAPDKPLLERIRKQTCELLQRGGFNLRKWAGNSSDLLRNIPQSSHSHAVDLNLFDDSELKVLGLRWIPSGDFFYFNLQRFQPSATPITKRTLFSEIAKLYDPLGWLSPVMIRAKILMQAQWLEKIQWDEHVSAETHKMWNTFCVDWNRLNDWKLPRWIRYGADAISVELHGFCDASLAAYSAVTYLRVTTVNNEVFTSLLMAKTRVAPIKTQSIPVLELNGAVLLAELIVHLRKSLSLPIDRVVCWTDSTIALAWLKKHPSTWTVVVANRVSKIQTSLPSAEWRYVPTRSNPADLNSRGIEAADFLQSRLWMFGPGWLSGPEVEWPAMPASVETTESKRIAHAHVTTPKPEWKFLFRFQTWRKLLRVTAYCLRWRKQTRAEQGSPDSRVIEASELRIATERIVRHIQGTHFSEEYRCLKKRRGIPEKSPLKSLNPFLDENDVLRVGGRLENATLAWETKHPIILPKHYVSTLIIRQCHVDTLHGGLQLTLHTVRQSYWILGCRNAAKTVINKCMRCVRWRSSASTQIMQHLIPERCRPAKAFDNCGVDYAGPYRVRDSAGRGKTAHKAYIAVFVCYATRAVHIELVHDYTTSAFLAALDRFVARRGIPSCIFSDNGTNFVGADRELRKQFCEAFSSTEMQNKCSSMGIRWRFNPPSAPHFGGMQEAGVKSVKHHLKRTLGEFTPTGEEMQTLLCKIEASLNSRPIAPLSDHPDDYAPLTPGHFLTGGPLNAIPLQSWRTTQLQLQPGDLVLVQNPLLPPNQWEMGRIEEVFPGKDENVRVVKVRCVSYPWMSLLRRRLPRSSRRNKHRTKFDKRSRTPLWLPAPLTVQGGEMRYFSLSLSKGRAPPANSRAPPKFDPIAAG is encoded by the exons ATGTCCACTCCCCAAAGAGAACAGGCGCTTTCGCCCAGCCTCGAGAGTGACATGGAGGATATCGTCTCGCGAGTCAGAGGTTTGACCCGACTCGTGACGAATCTGAAGAAGAAAGGACGAAGTAGTTTTACTATCTTCCTCCTGAAAGAAAAGCTAAACTATGCCACGGAAGTGTGGAGGGACGTGCTCGAGCGAGTTAGTCGTCTCAAACAGGGCATTCCCCTCCATCACCGTAAAGGTATACCCTTCTTCGATCAGGAGGTGCTTCAGGACGCCGAGGACACGTTCCACGAGGTCCAGGATTTCCTAATGACGGAAATCGCACAACTGGTCGAAGCGAAGGAGCGGGTTGAGTTGGGTATTAACCAACGTAAAGCCGAGGGTGCCGGCTTTGACAACACGCAGATTCCAGTCGAGTTGCCTAAGCAAAGCCTTCCAAAGTTCAGCGGTGATTCCAGAAAGTGGAGACACTTTGAGGATCTATTCACCGCTGGCGTGAAGAATAACCAACGGTTGTCCGACGCACAGCGGTTGCAATATTTGAACGCGTGCTTGGAAGGTGAGGCTCTCGCGACGATCGCCGAATTTGAAATTGCGGATCGCAATTTCAGCGAGGCGTGGGACGCCCTGAAGAAACGATTCGGGAACCCGCGCACAATTATTACTCAGCTTCTTGAGACCTTACGGAAGCTGAGAATGATAAAAAAAGGCGATCTACCCAGCTTCCAGCAAGTCACAGTGAGCTGGAGACAGACGCTCGCTGCGCTCAAGAGATTGGGGCGCCCTACTAAAGAGTGGAGTGACGTGCTGGTCATTCTCATAAAAGAGAAGCTGGAAGCAGCCCTGCAGTGGGAGTGGGAAATGTCTATCCAATCGGACACGGACTTCCCGTCGTTTGACGACATGATGAAGTTCCTTGACGGACAGGAGCGCGCGTTGGTGGCATTGGAACACCAACGATGCAACGCAAAGGCGGAAGTCACGCCGAAATCTCGCATACGGCAGCATAACGCCGTGGTCGAGAATGCTCCCCCTACTCCCGAAAAGTGCGTGTTTTGTGAACAACCGCACGTAGTTGCTACGTGCAAAAAGTTCAAGACACTTTCGCCGGAACAGCGGTTTCAATACATGAAGAATAATCAGTATTGTATAAACTGCTTGGCGTCAACGCACACGGTGACACACTGTCGAACCAGCGTGTCATGTAAACAGTGTAACGGACGGCATCATACCATCCTGCACTTTGATACACAGAAAGTCGGCACAAGTAACCGTCGTACGACGAACAAGCCAAATCAGGGCAAGCGGGAAGCGGGACGGAGCGACGTTCCTGCGCGCAGTCCTGTACAGGCAAACGTAAACACGAATTCTCGTGCTTCTACGTCAGCCGACAACGTTGCGTCTCACTGTGGTGCGACAGAGAGCGTAACGGGATCTGTGTTTCTGGCGACAGCTGATGTGCGAGTCTATGGAAAGGGAGGTACGTCGCGTATCGCGCGTGCACTCATTGATCAGGGATCTGAGGCCTCCTTCATAACAGCGAGTCTGGTGAATGATCTACGACTCGCGCGAAGGAAAACCCAAGCCATGGTAACCGGCTTGGGGGGCGGAAAGACCCATGAGATTACGCACAGCGCGGACATTAGATTCGGGTCAACACGGTGCACTGCACAGGCGTTCCGCACTAGTGCATACATCGTCCCGAAAATTACGTCCTACGTTCCACCGTCGGTTCGCATCTCAGATGCTGAGATCTTAAGTGAACTGACGCTTGCAGATCCAGACCCTGCATCTGATCGACCGATTGAGGTGCTCATCGGTGCAGAGGTGTACGCCAGTATTATTCGACGAGGATTCCGTCGAATAAACAAAACAGGACCGATCGCACAGGAGACGGCCTTGGGCTGGATCCTGTCTGGGCCGATCGACGCAGCAAACTCTTCCCCAAATCCCGTGAGGACGCTGCACTGCAGCGTCCTTGAATCGTTGGACAAGGCGATACGGCGATTCTGGGAGATAGAGGAGGTGCCCTCGACCTTGGTGAACACTAAAGCCGAGGACGAATGCGAAGAGCACTTCGTAAAAACCGTCGCGCGAGACGCGACGGGAAGGTTTATAGTTCGGTTGCCCTTTAACCATTCGAACCCGGACGAGCTGTTGGGCGATTCTCTCCCAATAGCTCTCTCCGCGTTGACAAGGTTGAGGAGAAAACTGGACCTGAACCAAACCCTCGTGAAGGAATACAGTGAGTTTCTCACTGAATACGAGTCGTTAAATCATATGACTCGGCTCGAGTCAGTCGATAACATGCGACTCTATATCCCTCACCGAGCGGTTATTCGCACGGAGAGCGCTACGACGAAGCTGCGCGTCGTGTTTAACGCCTCCAGCAAAACAGCGGGCGGACGCTCGCTGAACGACCTCCTCCACGTAGGTCCAAAATTACAGACTGATATCACCGCCGTATTAACGAGGTGGCGTCTGTACGAATACGTGTTAGTAGCGGATATCGAGAAGATGTTTAGACAAATTCTCGTAGCTAAAGAGGATCGTCGCTTTCAATGCATCGTATGGCGCACCCCCTCGACCGAGCGACTTATCGCTTACGAGTTGAATACCGTCACATACGGTACGGCGTGCGCTCCATACCTTTCGATGCGAACACTTCTCGAGCTGAAAAAACAGGACGGCGACCGGTACCCGCTCGCCGCGCCTGTCCTCGAGAAGGACGTCTACGTAGACGATGTGTTTATGGGAGCTCCCGACAAACCGTTGTTGGAGAGAATCCGTAAACAAACGTGCGAGCTCCTACAGCGAGGTGGATTTAACCTTCGCAAGTGGGCTGGAAATTCGTCAGATTTGTTACGAAATATTCCACAGAGCTCGCACTCACACGCAGTCGACCTTAATttgtttgacgattcagaattaaagGTACTCGGTCTGCGATGGATACCATCTGGAgattttttctatttcaatCTGCAACGGTTTCAACCGTCTGCAACACCGATAACAAAGCGCACTTTGTTTTCGGAGATTGCGAAACTGTACGATCCCCTCGGCTGGCTTTCGCCAGTTATGATCCGTGCGAAAATTTTGATGCAAGCCCAGTGGCTGGAAAAAATCCAGTGGGACGAGCACGTTTCCGCGGAGACGCACAAAATGTGGAACACATTTTGTGTCGATTGGAACAGATTGAACGATTGGAAATTACCCAGATGGATCCGATACGGAGCCGATGCAATCTCTGTGGAGCTCCATGGATTTTGTGACGCATCACTCGCTGCCTATTCCGCCGTCACCTACTTGAGAGTGACGACGGTGAACAATGAAGTGTTTACGTCACTTCTAATGGCAAAAACGCGAGTGGCTCCGATCAAAACGCAGTCGATCCCAGTTCTTGAATTGAACGGGGCCGTACTGCTCGCTGAGCTTATCGTGCATCTGAGAAAGTCGCTCTCACTGCCGATCGATCGTGTTGTCTGTTGGACAGATTCTACGATCGCCCTCGCTTGGCTTAAAAAACACCCATCGACATGGACGGTTGTGGTAGCCAACCGCGTGTCAAAAATCCAAACGTCTCTTCCGAGCGCTGAATGGCGTTACGTTCCAACACGCTCAAATCCCGCGGATTTAAATTCGCGTGGGATAGAGGCTGCAGATTTTCTGCAGTCGAGACTGTGGATGTTTGGACCAGGGTGGCTGAGCGGACCGGAAGTGGAGTGGCCAGCGATGCCAGCTTCCGTGGAGACCACTGAAAGCAAGCGCATAGCGCATGCACATGTAACGACTCCGAAACCGGAATGGAAATTTCTGTTCCGATTTCAAACGTGGAGAAAACTGTTGCGTGTAACGGCGTATTGTCTTCGCTGGCGAAAACAAACACGCGCCGAACAGGGGTCACCCGACAGTCGAGTAATCGAGGCGTCAGAATTGCGAATCGCAACTGAACGTATCGTGCGTCACATACAAGGCACGCATTTCTCAGAAGAGTACCGGTGCTTGAAAAAACGCCGAGGAATACCTGAGAAATCTCCGCTAAAAAGCCTAAACCCTTTTCTCGACGAAAATGACGTCTTGAGGGTTGGCGGACGACTGGAGAACGCGACGCTTGCATGGGAAACCAAGCACCCGATAATACTGCCGAAACATTATGTGTCAACACTCATAATCCGGCAGTGCCACGTGGATACGTTGCACGGGGGCTTGCAGCTGACCTTGCATACTGTGAGGCAAAGCTACTGGATTCTCGGCTGCCGAAACGCAGCGAAGACGGTTATAAACAAATGCATGCGATGCGTGAGATGGCGAAGCAGCGCCTCCACGCAAATAATGCAGCATTTGATACCGGAACGCTGCAGGCCTGCAAAGGCCTTCGACAACTGCGGAGTGGACTACGCGGGGCCTTACCGTGTCCGCGACTCCGCTGGTCGAGGAAAGACGGCTCACAAAGCGTACATCGCGGTGTTCGTTTGTTACGCCACGCGCGCCGTCCACATCGAGCTCGTCCATGATTACACGACGAGCGCGTTTTTAGCTGCACTCGATCGGTTCGTAGCTAGACGTGGTATACCGTCTTGCATTTTTAGCGATAATGGCACCAATTTCGTTGGGGCCGATCGAGAGTTACGTAAGCAGTTCTGTGAGGCGTTTTCCTCCAcagaaatgcaaaacaaatgcaGCTCTATGGGGATAAGGTGGAGGTTTAACCCCCCCAGCGCTCCTCATTTCGGTGGAATGCAGGAAGCCGGCGTAAAATCGGTGAAACACCATTTAAAGCGCACACTGGGTGAATTCACGCCGACGGGAGAGGAAATGCAGACGCTTCTCTGCAAGATCGAAGCGAGTCTCAACTCGCGACCGATCGCCCCCCTGAGTGACCACCCAGATGATTATGCGCCTCTGACGCCCGGGCATTTCCTGACAGGAGGTCCACTAAATGCGATTCCGCTGCAATCG TGGCGCACCACCCaactgcaactgcaaccaggggaTCTGGTGTtagtgcagaatcctcttctCCCCCCTAATCAGTGGGAAATGgggagaattgaggaggtgttCCCGGGTAAGGACGAAAATGTACGGGTAGTAAAAGTCC GATGTGTAAGTTACCCGTGGATGAGCCTGCTGCGGCGACGGTTGCCGAGGTCGAGCAGGCGAAATAAACACCGGACAAAATTCG ACAAACGGTCACGAACCCCCCTTTGGCTCCCGGCCCCCTTGACAGTCCAGGGAGGGGAGATGAGgtacttctctctctctctctccaagGGAAGAGCGCCCCCCGCGAACTCGCGGGCGCCGCCGAAATTTGATCCGATCGCAGCCGGTTGA
- the LOC143184814 gene encoding uncharacterized protein LOC143184814, which produces MSSRDYPKPLTNCASAQAILLGTKHIRTIAYHPQTNGMVERFHHQMKSAIKCHDINNWYDILPIVLLGIYTAIKADLNTTSAQLVHGTNVRLPAEFFLSRNHDANSDFLIMRHGLNKSFIFKEMFSTPYMFVRHDAVKSSTRSPCNGPYKVIQRDEKSFSIDIRGKLLRVSIDRLKPAFIIPENIEEQVDEEYIVDGSPPNVDRPPLNEVEGT; this is translated from the exons atgtct tcacgtgactaccctaagccCTTAACGAATTGTGCATCTGCACAAGCAATTTTGCTTGGTACGAAACACATTCGCACAATCGCATACCACCCGCAGACAAATGGCATGGTGGAAAGATTTCATCATCAGATGAAGTCTGCAATTAAATGTCACGATATCAATAACTGGTACGACATCTTACCCATTGTTTTGTTAGGCATATATACAGCTATTAAAGCCGATTTGAATACAACTTCGGCGCAATTAGTACACGGTACTAATGTTCGTTTGCCTGCAGAATTTTTTTTGTCAAGGAATCACGATGCGAACTCAGATTTT CTTATCATGCGACACGGTTTAAACAAATCatttatttttaaagaaatgTTTTCAACACCTTATATGTTTGTACGCCACGACGCAGTCAAAAGTTCAACACGATCACCATGTAATGGACCGTATAAAGTCATCCAAAGGGATGAaaaaagtttttcaattgacATTCGGGGTAAACTCTTAAGAGTTAGTATCGATCGTCTTAAACCCGCCTTCATTATTCCTGAAAATATTGAAGAACAAGTTGATGAAG AATATATTGTAGATGGATCTCCGCCGAATGTAGATCGACCTCCGCTGAATGAGGTTGAAGGaacgtaa